The following proteins come from a genomic window of Pseudochaenichthys georgianus chromosome 19, fPseGeo1.2, whole genome shotgun sequence:
- the LOC117465098 gene encoding interferon a3-like has translation MLNGIFFVCLSLSLWTSGSSLSCRWMQHKFQQFSQNSLHLIDTMANNSTNTTNTTVDAGVGFPNHLYNQASKASAEDKLSFTVQILEEMVVLFEEDNSKASWEEIREENFLQVVTQVADGLRSCIGSHSHKRKHKKIQMYFKRLSSHVLEPMDHSAEAWELIRKEMKTHLVRADLLCSSLLTN, from the exons ATGCTCAACGGGATCTTCTTCGTGTGCCTGTCTCTCAGTCTGTGGACTTCAGGCTCCTCTCTGAGCTGCAGATGGATGCAGCATAAATTCCAGCAGTTCAGTCAAAACTCTTTGCATCTAATAGATACCATG GCTAACAACTCCACCAACACCACCAACACCACTGTGGATGCTGGAGTGGGCTTCCCTAACCATCTGTACAACCAGGCGTCCAAAGCATCA GCTGAGGACAAACTCAGTTTCACAGTCCAGATTCTGGAGGAGATGGTGGTCCTGTTTGAAGAGGACAACAGCAAAGCATCATGGGAGGAGATAAGAGAGGAGAACTTCCTCCAGGTTGTAACCCAGGTGGCTGACGGCCTTCGCTCCTGT ATCGGGAGCCACAGCCACAAGAGGAAGCACAAGAAGATACAGATGTATTTCAAGAGACTGTCAAGCCATGTCCTGGAGCCAATG GACCACAGTGCTGAAGCCTGGGAGCTGATCAGGAAGGAGATGAAAACCCATCTTGTGAGAGCAGACCTGCTGTGTTCTTCTCTTCTCACCAACTAA